The following is a genomic window from Triplophysa dalaica isolate WHDGS20190420 chromosome 22, ASM1584641v1, whole genome shotgun sequence.
ATTGGACAGGGTAATTGCGAATGAACATTCAAGCATTAGACATGATTTTAATATGAACACAACACAGCAACTacaccacaaaaacaaaaagtaaaagcCACTTTTTCCATCATGTAACTGCAACATTAGTAAACAAATGACAAGCCATGGTTGTAGGCGACAGTACAAATGCTCACACACGTGCAAAAATGAAGAGGAACGCCCTCAGGTGAACGTTGGCTCTACAGCTGGAGAGCACGATGTGCTCCTCCAAAGCTGCAGTTCACTCAATATGTACCAGAGGTGCCGGACTGACATGCGGATATCAAACAACAGTGGATGATTCTCCTCCTCCACCCCCCGAGGACAGACCGAGTCCGGAAGACCGCAGACTCTATTTTTCAGTGCATCTCGTCGGCCCGCTTTCACTTGGAGCTGGTGTATTTGGTCACAGCCTTCGTGCCCTCGGACACAGCGTGTTTGGCCAGCTCTCCCGGCAGCAGCAAACGCACGGCTGTCTGTATCTCGCGGGATGTGATCGTGGAGCGTTTGTTGTAGTGCGCGAGGCGCGACGCTTCCCCGGCGATGCGCTCGAAGATGTCGTTTACAAACGAGTTCATGATACCCATCGCCTTGGATGAAATGCCAGTGTCCGGGTGGACCTGTTTCAGCACTTTGTACACGTAAATGGCGTAACTCTCTTTCCTGGTCTTACGCCTTTTCTTGTCACCTTTCTTCTGTGTCTTGGTGACAGCCTTTTTGGATCCCTTTTTGGGAGCTGGGGCTGATTTCGCAGGCTCAggcattgttttggttttcaAGCACTACTGTCTCGAGATCGATGGGGAATGCTATGCGTACGCGCTGCTCAGTTTTCTGTCCCTTATTTATAGAATCGGCATGCAAATTTGACTAGAGgctgtctttatttttattggacAACTATCTGACGTCACGGACTGGGTTCCGCGCTGTGAATGGCTGTTTGCTTTAAAGTCAATCCATCCATTCAGAGCAGGCATTGGGGTATAAATACCGATCCCTGCTTACATCATAAGCGCAAGAGCGTTTGACCAGTATAAATAGATTGGACATTGTTCATCACACAGACAGTTCCTTTGTTGTTTAGACATGTCTGGAAGAGGTAAAACCGGTGGGAAGGCCCGTGCCAAGGCCAAATCTCGTTCATCCAGAGCTGGACTTCAATTTCCAGTCGGACGTGTACACAGATTGTTGCGCAAGGGAAATTACGCCGAGCGCGTAGGCGCAGGAGCCCCAGTGTATTTGGCCGCGGTCCTGGAATACCTGACGGCTGAGATTCTCGAGCTGGCCGGAAACGCAGCCCgagacaacaaaaaaacaaggaTCATCCCCCGCCACCTCCAACTGGCTGTCCGCAACGACGAGGAGCTCAATAAGCTTTTAGGCGGCGTAACCATCGCCCAGGGCGGAGTGCTCCCGAACATCCAAGCGGTGTTGCTGCCTAAGAAAACCGAGAAGCCTGCCAAGAGCAAGTAAACGGGCTTTCGCGATCCTGGACATTGACACAAACATGGCTCCGATGCGAGCCCTCTTGAGTAACGTGTTCTCTTCTCTACTTTGCGTTATATTGTGTTTGTTGAAGACGGCATCTTGTAAATTATGATTtgtggtgttgttgtttttggacAATTCCCTGTCAAGAAGGCAAACGCACAAAGATAGCCCTCCCTCGCATCACCGCTGCCTAAAAATGGCCATGGGACGTTTCTGCCACCATAGTGGACTATCTAAGAAACACAAAAAGGGACTCGATTTGAAGATTGCGATTTCATTGTACATGGAACACCGTTGGTTTCGTTTTGTTTTGTCACTGCTTTGAATAACATGCGAATTGTGTCCTTCATCTGCTGTTCGGTGGTTATGTTAtgtttcaataaatgtaaagccACAAAGCCCATGCGATTCACTTATTTATTGAAACTATATTTTTTGCATGAACCGAATGAGCTAGAATTGAGAGGCCTGTGTTGTATTGTGTGAGTGTTATTATATGGTCCAATATGGCATCATAAGGTCTATTCTTAGCTACAGCATTGTCTGGTGGGATAGAAAAGCCATTGATAATTATTTCTCACTGCACAAGTACTAGAGCTACACCAAAAGATAGATCAACAATCATATAGTGcgaacattattaaaaatgattaccTTTATAAAACGatcaaatgagaaaaataaacacatttaaaggggtAAGACTACTTTATTGAGTGTCAGTAGTTTAAAGTACTTTACAACTTGGTGATAATTTGGTTATTacactttatttaacacaagGGCACCATAGCCAAGCAATAACTTAAAAAGGATTTACAGCATAGAAAACTCAGAACCTTGCATACTTAAGCCAAAATAACGACCCCCCCCAAATCATAACTTGCCTTAAAGAcagatttgtaatttttttttcaagcgCTAGTTACGTTGGTTTTACAATAACGCTGAAAGagaattaaataacatttttataaaggcTTCGACAGAATTTGGCATGCAAGTTCTCATTTCCATTTGATCTCAAGTCTCTGCGTACCCTTCTGTCTTCATGTCGTTGAGACCCAAGTCCTCATTATGTTCAAACGTTCGAGTATACTTCTCAATCTTCATTTCCGGATCGGGATCTGGGGCATAAATATTctgaaaagagaaaacaaatagCAGAGTCTGGTGGTTAGTCTcaacataaattaaaacaataatgattttttttcaagattAACATCAAGATGGTCTTAAGTCTACATTCACCTGAAGATAACTATTTCCCGCTGGATCATCCAAAATGATATGAACATCCATCTCTCCAGCCATtatctaaaaaacaaacacatgaaacaaaatacaatacatttccTTTTAAATGCTGGCTGGAATGTAACGAAGAATATTGAAAAAAGACCGCCATATGCTtggttaataaaatgtatattacaaaCCTTGTCAATCTTCTGCCCAAAAAGCTTAAATTTATCTGCTCTGTCAGCTGAAACGCTGTCGCCACACATGAAGGGGTTTTTCGAAACGATCTATAACAAACATGAAGAGCAAAAAAGATTTCTTGCAAACATAATAATGCAATCAGTGGTGGCAAAGCTTAAAGATATGTAAATGGCCCTACCAGGTCTTTGATGTCCTTAAGAAGACCTTCCACAGTAGTGAACTTCCCACCAAGAGCCGCCATTCCCAACTCAAACTCCAGTTCGGGAATTGACACACTACACGTCTCTGACTGATCCACGGACAAAGACAAACATTAATGACAGCGATgttacaatatcaaaatctcaatGTACGATAATACCATGGTACAACGTCCACGGTACAAtaattattgcaatatttaaaatgatcactTGGAAATGTTTTTAGCATCCTATTTTCTTTATCCACTAATAATAACTGATGCTTTGAGGTATGAGTCAttgtatgagatgggtcaaattaCCTAAAATTTcccttttgtaaaataaaataatttcaccaGATGGGCCttaacatctattatttttacagtcatgtgaccacgataatattgagacgGTTTTGCGATAACACAATATCGATAACCTAATTAATGATGATACATATAAACACTAAGCAGCATGAAATGTTGACTAACCCACCTTCAGTAAGTCTCTGGACATGTCTGAAGGGTCAGTTAAGTGGAGTGTTATTCTGGTTCCCAGCTCTTCTGTTGCTCCTCCTGGTTTTACCTATTGAATATGTCagttataataaatgaaatgcaataCGAATGGCAAGAAAAACATATTGCTCAATGTTCTTACCTCATTGGTGCGACTCCCACAGCTGTCGCAGTTTGTGGCCATAATAATAACTTCTTTGAAATGTGGAATTTCTGCAGTGGGTTAAGGaaccttttttctttaaagctaTGGTTTTTATGCACCATTGTTGGAATGGTTTAGTATAATATCATACTAAAAGATTTGcagtataaaaaaaacaaggcaAATGCAACTTAcggaacaaaaaaaacagtccTTCGGATCCAACCTGAATCATCCAGGCActgataatgttataataacCCCAAAAACAGGCAgtctaaatacagtaaatgttttgGACATTAAAGGTCTAATGTATAAAACTTTCGGGCATTTAGAGGTGagtttgcgaattgcaaccaacgactcAATGCATGGCACATCCCTCCCATTCGAAGCACTATATAGTGGCTGACACAGGGACTTTgattctttgccgaaggagaaaacgtatttatgaaacacagtctgtagagcagtttgtccgtttagggctactttagaaacaacatcgCAAATTccaaggggacctgcggtgtatgtagacagaaataggtAATTCCAAGGTACTTAAAACAAGGGCTGGGCAAGTTAACGTGTTATTGTCCTGTTAACACATTCATTAACGCAGACAATTATCCTGCATTAACGCCtttattttaagtattattttattttgaaagtctgTTGCTCACTGGCTCTGAAATGTACAGACAAATCATGGGTTACAGAATGGTTGGGGTGTTAATTCGTACTAGCTTGGGATGAGCGTCACCACGCGTCTCAACCAATGAGAGCATTTGTGTTTGGCCTAAGACTGCTGAAGTGCCTACATGAACCAGGAAAACCCTAAATGAATGGAGAAAGGTACCGAGCTCTTACACGGTCAGTTCCTTATAAATCTCTTCCAGACGGCGGAGTTGATAGAGCAAACCACTCCATTTCATCTCCCCTTCTTCAGCCATGCTCTTATCTATCAGTGCCCTTGCATCAAAAAGTAGTAATATGCACGGGTGTAAGAGGCTTATTTTATGCAATTGACGATAAAGCAGAAGGAAAACAATAGCCTTCAGATTACAAAAATGTCCCCGGCTAAGGCACAAAAACAGCCATGATAACGAATTGTGTTGAGTGTGTTGTATGCAGTGTGAGGCTAATgcagaaaacatatttaacatGCACGCCTTGCCTTGAGAGTCAAAGCGCAAACTACTAAACTGTGTTCTCTTTCACGTCTTCCTTTgaaacagacaaataaacacaaaattacgtCAAAATTCCCATATTAGCAAGGGCCATGTAAAAGTACTCCGGTTTATGAACGTTAACagctggaaaacaaaacagaagcgTCAGAGTATATTAGGTCTGTATAAAGCGCTCTTAAAGGT
Proteins encoded in this region:
- the LOC130411639 gene encoding histone H2B 3 translates to MPEPAKSAPAPKKGSKKAVTKTQKKGDKKRRKTRKESYAIYVYKVLKQVHPDTGISSKAMGIMNSFVNDIFERIAGEASRLAHYNKRSTITSREIQTAVRLLLPGELAKHAVSEGTKAVTKYTSSK
- the LOC130411637 gene encoding histone H2A, with product MSGRGKTGGKARAKAKSRSSRAGLQFPVGRVHRLLRKGNYAERVGAGAPVYLAAVLEYLTAEILELAGNAARDNKKTRIIPRHLQLAVRNDEELNKLLGGVTIAQGGVLPNIQAVLLPKKTEKPAKSK